TTTTCCAGCCTGCCAAACTGCCCTAGCTCGCAGTTGTCGATCTTTACGCCCATTTTTTCGGCCTCGTCGCTAACCAGCCCGACCTCTACGCCTAGCTTTGCAGCGATCTTAAACGCCGCGCCGCAGTCTAGCCTACCCTTTGGATTTAGAAGTTTTGCGATCAGTTCTCGGATTTGCTCACTCATGGATTCTCTCCGCGCCGCTATACACGTTTATGTTTTCGCCGCGAGCAAAGCCGCATAGCGTGAGGTTAAATTTACGCGCTATCACGACGCCTAGGCTAGTCGGAGCCGTGCGCGAGACGAGCACGGGGATGCCGTGCATGACGGCTTTTGCGACCATCTCGGAGCTGAGCCTGCCGCTCACCATCAAAAACGAATTTTGTAGCTGCGAGCCTGCTAGTACCGCTTTGCCGACGGCTTTGTCTATGGTGTTGTGCTGAGCGATATCCTCGCCGATGTAAAACTGCTCGCCGCTCACGAAAAGCTTGGCCGTGTGCACGCAGCCAGTCATCTCGTAAAGCTCGCACTGCGTGTAAAATTGCCCCATCTGGCGTAAAATTTCGTCTTTGTTAAATTTAACCTCGCCCTTTATCGAGCGCGCCGCCATAGCCTCAGGATCGATATTTGCCGTCGAGCTGCGTCCGCAGCCGCTGATTATCACCTTTTCCTCGTCAAACTGCTCGAGGCGCTTTTCGTTGATTTTGGCCTTGACCTGCACGCTTAAAGCGTCGTCTGAGAGCTCGATACTCTCGATATCCTCAGGACTCTCGATCAAATTTTCGCTGATGAGATAGCCTGCAGCTAGTGCCTCCTGATCGGTCGGAGTTGCCATGAGCGCGCCGAAACGCTTGCCGTTTATGTAGATCTCAAGCTTGATCTCACGCACCAAAATATCATCCACGGCGCTTTTTTGCGCGCCTTTAAATTTGATGATTTGCGTCGTAAAAATAGGTTGCATGATTTTCCTTAATTTTTGCGAAATGATAGCTTGAAAATCTAAATTTAGGATTTGATTGTAGTGAAATCTTGCTTAAATCAAGCAAAAACTTAAACTATTTTTAGTACGATTTTATCGGTATCTGATGATGATTTATATATGCAAATTTAGCATATATCTTAAGATATTTTTTGACTAAGATTTTATCATTATCTATTATTTGTATAAGAAATAAAAGAATAGTAAAAAATAGTATAAGGCTAGAATTGGATCGCACATAACTTGCTATATATAGGTTAAATCTTGAAAAATTATAAATATAATTTGCGGCCTGACGTAAGACCGAGAAGGAAATTTATATTATAGAGTCAAGTTAAAAAAACTAATTTTTATCAAGCTGTATTTTACTGTTATATGGCCCGTGCACGACTCAAGCACGCCGACCGTATATAAAAAGCCCTTAATTATATTCATTAAGGGCTTTTTATATGAAAACTTAGACATTTTGCCGATGAAAAATCATTTTCGAGCGATAAGGTTTCGTCTAAGTTTTTATATTTTTCTTTTGCTCGGCCAAAGAAAAATATCGGCCGTCTGCCAAGACCTTATAGCAAACTCATTTGAGTTTGCTAAGTAAGTATTAACATATTGTTCTATGTAGAGGTTATTTGTTCTTAATATTTTGATAAATGATATTAAGTTCTAAGACTATACGACGGAATTAGAAGCTGTTATTTTTTATTAAGTTAAAGTAAATTTTGGTTTATAGGGAAATTTACTTTTGTTTTTTTATTTGGTATTTTAGCACAAATTTTAAAAATTGAGATTTTGTTGGTTTTTATATAGCATAAATAAAGATTAAAGTAGAGATTGTTTTTTGAGCAAGAAATAAAAATCAAAAAGAAGAGTATTTTTGTGCGGGATTAAGATTATTTAATAAAACAAGCGTCGCTATAATATAGCCGTATTCGTTTTCGCAGTCGTATTAACCCCTCGATTTAGTTGCGTTTTGAATATGCCCATGTTATAAGAGCCTTATTTTTCCAAATCCTAACTATCGTATCCGCAAGAATCCCGTCTTGAGAATCGACAAAGCTTAATACTTTTCTCCTGTGTCGGCTTGAGTATTTATTAGATAATTAGTCTCACTCAAACTATCGCCACTCTTTTACCGCAAGCTTTTATGTAGTTAAAGAATGTTTTATACTTGATATTATACGCTCCGCTTTCTATCCTAGCTACGGCAGACTGAGTTATGCCCATCCTTTTAGCTACTTCGCTTTGAGTTAGTCTGGCCTCGTTTCTGGCGTCTATTAAAGCTTATATGGCTTTATATTCGTCCTCTAGCGCATCGTATTGCGCTTTAAATTCTGGGTCTTTTAGCTCCTCTTTTAAAACTTCTCTAAAATTAACGGTTCCCATCTTTAAACTCCTTTAATCTTCGTTCCGCCAAATTTAGTATGCTTTTTGGTGTCTTTTGCATTTTTTAACAAAAGTTAACAGGATTATTATCCTTTTACCCATTTCATAACAATATATACTTCTAGCTATACCTTCATCAGACTTTATGCGTATCTCAAACAGTCCGCCTTTTAGGCTTTTAGTATACGGCTCTCCTAAGGTATTGCCCCTAGCCTCTAAGAGCTCGAACATTTTATAACCTCTTTGCCTGAGACCGGTCGGTAGCTCCAAGAACTCATCTTTTATGGCTTCGTTTGCAAATTTTACGCTCCGCATCGTAACCATTTTATGCGACTAAGTCTTATTGTGCCATATATGATATAAAATGCAGTTTGTTTTATATGCTTATTGCTGAATAAACAACTTGATATAAACCTATTCATACAAAGATTCCACCATCTCTCGTCCGCTGTCGGGCATCAGCTTAGCGTATCTTAGGGTGTGATTGATGTCTGAGTGATTCATGAGCTTTTTTATCGTTAGTATAGGAGTGCCTTTTATAGCAAGATGCGAAGCGAACGTATGCCTAAGGGTATGAATAACTACTCTATTGGTTGCGTCGCTTATATCTAAATTTTGATTAAAAAGCTTATTTAGTAACGGCTGTAAGACGTTTTGGATAGTGGCTTTTGGCTTATTTACTAAAAAATCGTTCGGGGATAGGGCGGTATAAATTTGATTTATCATTTCTAACGCCATTTTGCTTAAAAACCCTGTATACGTGCTCTTTGTCTTAAAGTCGCTTATAGCGACCGACTTGGTCGATAGCGCTAAATCCTTTTTCTTGATATTTAAAATTCCTTCTAACCTAGCTCCCGTACATAAAGCAAGCTCAACAAACAGCCCTAGGGCGAAGTCTTTCTTGTCCGCTACTTCTTTGCGTAAAAGTTCTATCTCGATAAGCTCCAAAAACCTTTCTCGCTTGTTGTTTGGTTTTTTTAGCTCTATTTTGTACGGGCTAATATGATCGATAAGGTCATTTTTTATAGCGTGATTAAAAATCGTCCTAACTATACCCATTATGGCATTTATGCGAGATTGCGATAATTTACGTTTGGTTTTAGGAGAGATGATTTGAGAGATATCCTTATGGTGCTCGCTTATCGTCTCGGGCGTTATCTGCGTCGTGGCTAGACCACCTAACTTATCCTTATGGTAAA
This genomic interval from Campylobacter concisus contains the following:
- the fdhD gene encoding formate dehydrogenase accessory sulfurtransferase FdhD; its protein translation is MQPIFTTQIIKFKGAQKSAVDDILVREIKLEIYINGKRFGALMATPTDQEALAAGYLISENLIESPEDIESIELSDDALSVQVKAKINEKRLEQFDEEKVIISGCGRSSTANIDPEAMAARSIKGEVKFNKDEILRQMGQFYTQCELYEMTGCVHTAKLFVSGEQFYIGEDIAQHNTIDKAVGKAVLAGSQLQNSFLMVSGRLSSEMVAKAVMHGIPVLVSRTAPTSLGVVIARKFNLTLCGFARGENINVYSGAERIHE
- a CDS encoding helix-turn-helix domain-containing protein, whose product is MDARNEARLTQSEVAKRMGITQSAVARIESGAYNIKYKTFFNYIKACGKRVAIV
- a CDS encoding type II toxin-antitoxin system RelE/ParE family toxin encodes the protein MVTMRSVKFANEAIKDEFLELPTGLRQRGYKMFELLEARGNTLGEPYTKSLKGGLFEIRIKSDEGIARSIYCYEMGKRIIILLTFVKKCKRHQKAY
- a CDS encoding tyrosine-type recombinase/integrase, with the protein product MAGKLKNYNSSFGVNKYPGIFFNNLASGDVVFYMRVTLDGKKANVKIGSKSEGVNITYAYNKKKEFDAKQRNGELPDSISKKIAAKNNKNSLKFDEIADAFFNFKLEKEPDNAINIKEQRRDYEIYHKDKLGGLATTQITPETISEHHKDISQIISPKTKRKLSQSRINAIMGIVRTIFNHAIKNDLIDHISPYKIELKKPNNKRERFLELIEIELLRKEVADKKDFALGLFVELALCTGARLEGILNIKKKDLALSTKSVAISDFKTKSTYTGFLSKMALEMINQIYTALSPNDFLVNKPKATIQNVLQPLLNKLFNQNLDISDATNRVVIHTLRHTFASHLAIKGTPILTIKKLMNHSDINHTLRYAKLMPDSGREMVESLYE